A section of the Kribbella sp. HUAS MG21 genome encodes:
- a CDS encoding GGDEF domain-containing protein, whose translation MSIRHRLAQRRLRRRDDRARLPARWALWSQPRSVLGYLLTVEIVAAAVIGTTFGLVPVTRSDWIRLLVLVGGSAIHLEAARDIERLRKVGAEGIPYVNLKGMWTFAGVLLLPPPLAAALILSTYVHSWLRVRRVPPYRSVFTASTLVLAGAAGAVVLAAIRPGVYPGYPSGALGLLAVVAAGLAYWFVNYVLVAGAIVLSNPDAPGRNALGRLSDQLIVAGSLGLGAATAALLLSEPWTVAVLLLTILGLHRALLVDQFQAESRTDPKTGLANAAFWHEIARREFAGAERTNSPLGVLYVDLDHFKTVNDTYGHLAGDEALNAVAAELRHEVRDNDLVGRLGGEEFAILLPQTSAADTALAAERIRRRVAALAITVTTGSGPVLCDTITCSIGVATYPESGSSLDELQMAADLAMYHAKDTGRNRVVSAPASETDLPTA comes from the coding sequence ATGAGTATCCGGCATCGGCTGGCGCAACGTCGCCTGCGCCGACGCGACGATCGTGCCCGGCTCCCGGCCCGGTGGGCGTTGTGGTCCCAGCCGCGCAGTGTCCTCGGTTATCTGCTGACCGTCGAGATCGTGGCCGCGGCCGTGATCGGTACGACGTTCGGCCTGGTCCCGGTCACGCGCAGTGACTGGATCCGGCTGCTGGTGCTCGTCGGCGGCTCGGCGATCCACCTCGAGGCCGCGCGCGACATCGAACGGCTGCGCAAGGTCGGCGCCGAAGGCATCCCGTACGTGAACCTGAAGGGGATGTGGACGTTCGCCGGCGTCCTCCTGCTGCCGCCTCCGCTGGCGGCGGCGCTGATCCTCAGCACGTACGTCCATTCGTGGTTGCGGGTGCGGCGCGTTCCGCCGTACCGGTCGGTGTTCACGGCCTCGACGCTCGTGCTGGCCGGCGCCGCGGGAGCCGTGGTGCTCGCGGCGATCCGTCCCGGCGTGTATCCGGGGTACCCGTCCGGAGCGCTCGGTCTGCTGGCCGTGGTCGCGGCCGGGCTCGCGTACTGGTTCGTGAACTACGTCCTGGTCGCGGGCGCGATCGTGCTGTCCAACCCCGACGCCCCGGGCCGCAACGCCCTCGGGCGCTTGTCGGACCAGCTGATCGTCGCGGGTTCGCTCGGCCTCGGGGCCGCGACGGCCGCGCTGCTGCTCAGCGAGCCGTGGACGGTGGCGGTCCTGCTGCTGACGATCCTCGGCCTGCATCGGGCGCTGCTCGTCGACCAGTTCCAGGCGGAGTCCCGCACCGATCCGAAGACCGGCCTGGCGAACGCCGCGTTCTGGCACGAGATCGCCCGCCGTGAGTTCGCCGGCGCCGAGCGCACGAACTCGCCGCTCGGCGTGCTGTACGTCGACCTGGACCACTTCAAGACCGTCAACGACACGTACGGCCACCTGGCCGGCGACGAGGCCCTGAACGCGGTGGCCGCCGAGTTGCGTCACGAAGTACGCGACAACGACCTGGTCGGCCGGCTCGGTGGTGAGGAGTTCGCGATCCTGCTGCCGCAGACCTCGGCGGCCGACACGGCGCTGGCCGCCGAGCGGATCCGCCGCCGGGTCGCCGCGCTGGCGATCACGGTCACCACCGGGAGCGGCCCGGTCCTGTGCGACACGATCACCTGCTCGATCGGCGTCGCGACCTACCCGGAGTCCGGAAGCAGCCTCGACGAGCTGCAGATGGCCGCCGACCTGGCCATGTACCACGCCAAGGACACCGGCCGGAACCGCGTCGTCTCCGCGCCGGCCAGCGAGACCGACCTACCGACGGCCTGA
- a CDS encoding NAD(P)H-binding protein yields the protein MRILVTGATGMLGRAVVAELSAGGHTVAAMSRRVHRWQDAEPVLADLAEGTGLDEAVDGAQAVVHLASAPYQRGYTDEVELDGTQRLLTAAAAAGVEHVLYTSIVGADRVPWGYFGTKVKAEAVVRESPVPWTILRSTQFHDFIDQAVTKMARMPVMISDRGIVGQPVDVRDVARRIGRRLVDGPTYDVEECGGPEVLEFDQLLRQWQDVRGVRKPILHLRIPGKLGKGFRGGSVTTDDRTGRITWQQYLAEKSGRR from the coding sequence ATGCGGATTCTGGTGACCGGCGCGACCGGGATGCTCGGCCGCGCCGTCGTTGCGGAGCTGTCGGCCGGCGGCCACACCGTCGCCGCGATGAGCCGACGCGTCCATCGCTGGCAGGACGCCGAGCCGGTACTCGCGGATCTCGCGGAGGGCACCGGCCTCGACGAGGCGGTCGACGGCGCGCAGGCCGTCGTACATCTGGCCTCGGCTCCGTACCAGCGCGGGTACACCGACGAGGTCGAGCTCGACGGCACGCAGCGGCTGCTGACCGCCGCGGCGGCCGCCGGTGTCGAGCATGTCCTGTACACGTCGATCGTCGGCGCCGACCGGGTGCCGTGGGGGTACTTCGGTACCAAGGTCAAGGCGGAGGCCGTCGTCCGGGAGTCCCCGGTCCCGTGGACCATCCTGCGCTCCACCCAGTTCCACGACTTCATCGATCAGGCCGTCACGAAGATGGCGCGGATGCCGGTGATGATCAGCGATCGGGGCATCGTCGGGCAGCCGGTCGACGTCCGGGACGTCGCGCGGCGGATCGGCCGGCGCCTCGTCGACGGTCCGACGTACGACGTCGAGGAATGCGGCGGCCCCGAGGTGCTGGAGTTCGACCAGCTGCTCCGGCAGTGGCAGGACGTGCGCGGCGTACGCAAGCCGATCCTGCACCTCCGCATCCCCGGCAAGCTCGGCAAGGGGTTCCGGGGCGGCAGCGTCACCACCGACGACCGCACCGGCCGGATCACCTGGCAGCAGTACCTCGCGGAGAAGTCAGGCCGTCGGTAG
- a CDS encoding alpha/beta fold hydrolase, which translates to MNTYVLVHGAWYGGWCWAHVARQLRDAGHEVHTPTLSGLGEHAVPGAARVDLRTHVGDVGNLLIEHDLEDVVLVGHSYAGLVVREVADTLSDRVKELVLVDAWAGADGESLDSLAPAFFKDWVDSATSDGLIAVPPASSVGVVEPELAAWVEARLRPQPRLTFSQPTMLRGAVDTIPCRAIVCTPGGPMPFAEIAKGFGWPITEIESGHDVMTLAPDQLAGLL; encoded by the coding sequence ATGAACACATACGTTCTGGTGCACGGCGCCTGGTACGGCGGCTGGTGCTGGGCGCACGTCGCGCGCCAGCTGCGCGACGCCGGCCACGAGGTGCACACACCGACACTGAGCGGCCTCGGCGAGCACGCCGTCCCCGGCGCCGCGCGGGTCGACCTGCGAACCCATGTCGGCGACGTCGGAAACCTCCTGATCGAACACGACCTCGAGGACGTCGTCCTGGTCGGTCACAGCTACGCCGGTCTGGTGGTCCGGGAGGTCGCGGACACCCTCTCCGACCGCGTGAAGGAACTCGTCCTCGTCGACGCCTGGGCAGGTGCCGACGGCGAGTCGCTGGACTCACTCGCTCCCGCGTTCTTCAAGGACTGGGTCGATTCCGCGACGTCCGACGGCCTGATCGCGGTCCCGCCGGCGAGCTCGGTCGGCGTCGTCGAGCCGGAGCTCGCGGCCTGGGTCGAGGCGCGCCTCCGGCCGCAGCCGCGGCTGACCTTCTCGCAGCCCACCATGCTGCGCGGCGCCGTCGACACCATCCCCTGCCGTGCGATCGTCTGCACGCCTGGCGGGCCGATGCCGTTCGCCGAGATCGCGAAGGGGTTCGGCTGGCCGATCACCGAGATCGAGTCAGGGCACGATGTGATGACACTGGCTCCGGACCAGCTCGCCGGATTGTTGTAG
- a CDS encoding NADP-dependent oxidoreductase, with amino-acid sequence MKMRAFQQVEWGDAPDSCGLTEVDRPAPAPTEILVKVQAAGVNPVDHYTRLGVAYNRVLSLPFVNGWDVAGVVDEVGYGVTLFRPGDRVFGMPWFPREAGAYADYVTAPSRQFALMPAGLSFAEAAALPLAGLTAWQMLVDVAQLQAGQRVLVTAAAGGVGHLAVQIAKAHGAYVIGTARAAKHRFLYDLGVDEAIDYTTTDVPRAVKDVDVLVQMFGGEQALEAMQCLRPGGIMVNGQAAWTPGMGLRAAELGVRATAFLVEPDAAGLENLTELIQSGDLRVHVDRELPLAAALEAHELMASARTSGKVVLTTDHEENR; translated from the coding sequence ATGAAGATGCGCGCCTTCCAGCAGGTCGAGTGGGGTGACGCCCCGGACAGCTGCGGCCTGACCGAGGTGGATCGGCCGGCACCCGCCCCGACCGAGATCCTGGTGAAGGTCCAGGCCGCCGGCGTGAACCCGGTCGACCACTACACCCGGCTCGGCGTCGCCTACAACCGCGTCCTGTCGCTGCCCTTCGTCAACGGCTGGGACGTCGCCGGTGTGGTCGACGAGGTCGGGTACGGCGTCACGCTGTTCCGGCCCGGCGACCGCGTCTTCGGCATGCCGTGGTTCCCGCGCGAGGCCGGGGCGTACGCCGACTACGTCACCGCGCCCTCGCGCCAGTTCGCGCTGATGCCGGCGGGCCTGAGCTTCGCCGAAGCGGCCGCTCTACCGCTCGCGGGGCTGACTGCCTGGCAGATGCTGGTCGATGTCGCGCAACTCCAGGCCGGGCAGCGCGTTCTGGTGACCGCGGCGGCGGGCGGGGTGGGCCACCTGGCGGTGCAGATCGCGAAGGCGCACGGCGCGTACGTCATCGGCACCGCCCGCGCGGCCAAGCATCGGTTCCTCTACGACCTCGGCGTCGACGAGGCGATCGACTACACGACAACCGACGTACCGCGCGCCGTCAAGGACGTCGACGTGCTCGTGCAGATGTTCGGCGGCGAGCAGGCGCTGGAAGCCATGCAGTGCCTGCGCCCCGGCGGAATCATGGTGAACGGCCAGGCCGCGTGGACGCCCGGAATGGGGCTGCGCGCCGCCGAGCTCGGCGTCCGGGCCACCGCCTTCCTGGTCGAGCCGGACGCCGCCGGGCTGGAGAACCTCACCGAGCTGATCCAGTCCGGCGACCTGCGCGTCCACGTCGACCGCGAGCTTCCGCTGGCCGCCGCTCTCGAGGCGCACGAACTGATGGCCTCCGCGCGGACCAGCGGGAAGGTCGTACTCACGACGGATCACGAGGAGAACCGATGA
- a CDS encoding AAA family ATPase, with protein MLYGRQAEQAAIERLLAEARAGRGGALTISGDPGVGKSALLDFAAGCAHDATVLRTNGLQSESELPYAGLHQLLRPLLSRVGDLPEAQAAAVRAAFGLMPLRPTDRLQVVLGALTLLSEAANERPVGCLVDDLQWLDRPSVDALSLLARRIQDESVLLLMATRPSDVASLPGVAELRLLGLDAQASGELLADQHPELSQEVAERIVRETGGNPLALSELPGALSESQQAGVDPLVGPLPLPECILQHYAKQLARIEEPTRQLLLALAADDAGDLAAALRVVRPLGIGIEALDSALAGGLVRTEETIAGPRAAFRHPLLRAAVYRSASLSRRLAIHRALADALDPELEPDRRAWQLAAAAVGPDEVAADELERSGLRALQRGAPSSAAVALEKAARLTSAVETRARRLVAAAGAANRAGHPVRAEALADEAEQVAGSVVTQARIRHLRAAIAFDSGEPGTAYRWLTTDLQQVSAEDPELAAVMLVDAAKNAWFSNDPGRAAEASQALAAVVLPPHSRRASLVRTVLKLTDQLELLTGTGSHAQPQRHEAEEVPSAEQEPLELVLRAVASIATADDVAGSEAAEAAVQRCRSAGRLDLLVLALQVLATVDVLVGRHQFARANAAEGLELANALGLTNRTCHFQVLLAWLDAVAGRAESCRELATAALGHAEARKIAPTVAFGRWALSLLDLGLGRPAETLDQTRPFVNGSAEHPLVMIMRTPDLVEAAARLGRTDELKDELEQLSAWAASSGLARARALDARCRALVADDADEAGGLYAEALALHDEADHTGQSRPFDRARTQLLYGEWLRRQRRRAEARSPLRAALNTFEQLRAEPWIRRAESERRAAGSTRRPGVTGPRTELTPQEVQVARLARGGASNREIGAQLFLSPRTVGYHLQNVFRKLGIRSRIELAQTEDEILVRND; from the coding sequence GTGTTGTACGGCAGGCAGGCGGAGCAGGCCGCGATCGAGCGGCTGCTCGCGGAGGCACGGGCCGGTCGCGGGGGAGCGTTGACGATCTCCGGGGATCCGGGCGTGGGGAAGTCGGCCCTGCTGGACTTCGCGGCCGGGTGCGCCCACGACGCGACTGTCCTCCGCACCAACGGCCTGCAGAGCGAGTCCGAGTTGCCGTACGCCGGACTTCATCAGCTGCTCCGCCCGCTGCTGTCCCGTGTCGGAGACCTGCCCGAAGCACAGGCCGCGGCCGTTCGGGCCGCCTTCGGTCTGATGCCGCTGCGGCCGACGGACCGGTTGCAGGTGGTCCTCGGCGCGTTGACCCTGCTGTCCGAGGCGGCGAACGAGCGGCCTGTCGGATGCCTGGTCGACGACCTCCAATGGCTGGACCGGCCGTCCGTCGACGCGTTGTCGCTGCTGGCCCGGCGCATCCAGGACGAGTCGGTGCTGTTGCTCATGGCAACACGGCCGTCCGATGTCGCTTCGCTTCCAGGCGTGGCGGAGCTGCGTCTTCTGGGCTTGGACGCACAGGCGTCTGGCGAGCTGCTGGCCGACCAGCACCCAGAGCTGTCCCAGGAGGTTGCCGAGCGCATCGTCCGGGAGACAGGAGGCAACCCGCTCGCGTTGAGCGAACTGCCCGGCGCGCTGTCCGAGTCGCAACAGGCAGGCGTGGATCCGTTGGTCGGACCACTGCCGCTGCCCGAATGCATCCTGCAGCACTACGCGAAGCAACTGGCGCGGATCGAGGAGCCGACGCGCCAGCTCCTGCTCGCGCTCGCGGCGGACGACGCCGGCGACCTTGCTGCGGCGTTGCGCGTCGTACGGCCGCTCGGTATCGGAATCGAGGCGCTCGACAGCGCGCTGGCAGGCGGTCTGGTGCGGACCGAGGAGACGATCGCCGGACCGCGGGCGGCCTTCCGGCATCCGCTGCTGCGGGCGGCGGTGTACCGGTCGGCGTCGTTGAGCAGGCGCCTCGCGATTCACCGGGCGCTCGCCGACGCTCTCGATCCGGAGCTCGAGCCGGATCGCCGCGCCTGGCAGTTGGCCGCGGCAGCCGTCGGCCCGGACGAGGTCGCCGCGGACGAACTGGAGCGCAGCGGCCTGCGTGCCCTGCAGCGCGGCGCGCCTTCGTCTGCGGCCGTGGCGCTGGAGAAGGCCGCCCGGCTGACGTCCGCGGTCGAGACCAGGGCGCGCCGATTGGTGGCGGCCGCCGGCGCGGCCAACCGGGCTGGTCACCCGGTCCGCGCCGAAGCGTTGGCCGACGAGGCCGAACAGGTGGCCGGGAGCGTCGTGACCCAGGCGCGCATCCGCCACCTGCGGGCCGCCATCGCGTTCGACAGCGGCGAGCCCGGTACGGCGTACCGCTGGCTGACGACGGACTTGCAACAGGTAAGTGCTGAGGACCCGGAGCTGGCCGCGGTGATGCTGGTCGACGCTGCGAAGAACGCCTGGTTCAGCAACGATCCGGGCCGGGCCGCAGAGGCGTCGCAGGCGTTGGCGGCCGTAGTACTCCCGCCGCACAGCCGGCGTGCGTCGTTGGTCCGCACGGTGCTGAAACTCACCGACCAGCTGGAGTTGCTGACCGGGACGGGCTCGCACGCACAACCGCAGCGGCACGAGGCCGAGGAGGTGCCGTCGGCAGAGCAAGAGCCTTTGGAGCTCGTACTGCGAGCCGTGGCGTCGATCGCGACCGCCGACGACGTGGCCGGGAGCGAGGCTGCGGAAGCTGCCGTTCAGAGGTGCCGCAGTGCCGGACGACTGGACCTTCTCGTGCTCGCACTGCAGGTGCTCGCGACGGTCGACGTACTGGTCGGACGGCACCAGTTCGCCCGCGCGAACGCGGCCGAAGGGCTGGAGCTGGCGAACGCTCTCGGACTGACGAATCGCACCTGCCATTTCCAGGTGCTGCTCGCCTGGCTCGACGCGGTGGCCGGTCGGGCCGAGTCGTGCCGCGAACTCGCCACGGCCGCCCTGGGCCATGCCGAGGCCAGGAAGATCGCCCCGACGGTCGCCTTCGGCCGGTGGGCGTTGAGCCTGCTCGACCTCGGTCTCGGCCGGCCCGCCGAGACCCTGGACCAGACCCGTCCGTTCGTAAACGGCTCCGCCGAGCATCCCTTGGTGATGATCATGCGCACCCCCGACCTGGTCGAGGCCGCCGCGCGCCTCGGGCGCACCGACGAACTGAAGGACGAGCTGGAGCAACTGAGCGCCTGGGCGGCCTCGAGCGGCCTCGCCCGCGCGCGGGCCCTCGACGCGCGGTGCCGCGCGCTGGTGGCCGACGACGCGGACGAGGCCGGCGGGCTGTACGCCGAGGCGCTCGCGCTGCACGACGAAGCCGACCACACCGGCCAGTCCCGGCCGTTCGACCGCGCGCGCACCCAACTCCTGTACGGCGAATGGCTCCGCAGGCAACGCCGCCGCGCCGAGGCACGAAGCCCGCTGCGGGCCGCACTCAACACCTTCGAGCAACTGCGCGCCGAGCCGTGGATCCGCCGGGCCGAGAGCGAACGGCGAGCGGCCGGGAGTACCCGCCGGCCGGGCGTGACCGGCCCGAGGACCGAGCTGACCCCGCAGGAGGTGCAGGTGGCGCGACTGGCCAGAGGAGGAGCGAGCAACCGGGAGATCGGCGCCCAGCTGTTCCTGAGCCCGCGCACGGTCGGCTACCACCTGCAGAACGTCTTCCGGAAGCTGGGGATCCGGTCCCGCATCGAGCTCGCGCAGACCGAGGACGAGATCCTCGTCAGGAACGACTGA
- a CDS encoding TetR family transcriptional regulator, with protein METFAELGYDRTSARELARRLGVSHNFINDRYGSKANFWRAVVDSLLAEDQRQRQQLLQAEVDDAERVRAVIVHFYQVAVEAPLVGRLLADEFGQESERLDYLYERYVAPTLELLAPAVERLMAAGRMRTVPMDVLFFAVISPVAALVQLPLAHRLGRPQPVTRESQLRTARELANLIADGLLSRS; from the coding sequence ATGGAGACCTTCGCCGAGCTCGGCTACGACCGAACCTCGGCCCGCGAACTCGCCCGGCGCCTCGGCGTCAGCCACAACTTCATCAACGACCGCTACGGCTCCAAGGCCAACTTCTGGCGGGCTGTCGTCGACTCGCTGCTCGCAGAGGACCAACGGCAGCGGCAGCAGTTGCTCCAGGCCGAGGTGGACGACGCCGAGCGGGTCCGCGCGGTGATCGTGCACTTCTACCAGGTGGCCGTCGAGGCGCCGCTGGTCGGCCGACTGCTGGCCGACGAGTTCGGGCAGGAGTCAGAGCGCCTGGACTATCTCTATGAGCGGTACGTCGCACCGACGCTGGAGCTGCTGGCCCCGGCCGTCGAGCGGTTGATGGCCGCCGGCCGGATGCGAACGGTACCGATGGACGTACTGTTCTTCGCCGTCATCAGTCCGGTGGCGGCACTGGTACAACTGCCGCTGGCGCACCGGCTCGGACGCCCCCAGCCGGTCACCCGCGAGAGCCAGCTCCGGACCGCTCGCGAACTCGCGAACCTGATCGCCGACGGTCTGCTCAGTCGTTCCTGA
- a CDS encoding SDR family oxidoreductase, whose translation MMATTSPDIPMPDLSGKLAVVTGASDGVGLGLATRLAAAGADLVLPVRNPRKGEAALAKIRQQYPDAEVSLRDLDLSSLDSVAALADKLVAEGRPIDILVNNAGVMTPPDRQTTEDGFELQFGTNHLGHFALVARLLPLLRAGRARVTSQISIAANERSINWDDLQWERRYNGSGAYSQSKIAFGLFGLELDRRSRAGGWGITSNLSHPGVTPTNLLAARPEVGRGRDTMAVRFIRALSARGILFGKVETALLPALLAATSPDAEGGRLYGPSGFYHLAGAPAEQKLYSRLRSTDDARRIWKVSEDLTGCHFPSD comes from the coding sequence ATGATGGCAACGACCTCGCCGGACATCCCGATGCCCGATCTCAGCGGCAAGCTCGCGGTGGTCACCGGAGCCAGTGACGGCGTCGGTCTCGGCCTGGCGACCCGGCTCGCCGCGGCGGGCGCGGATCTCGTCCTGCCGGTCCGCAACCCGCGCAAGGGCGAGGCGGCGCTCGCGAAGATCCGGCAGCAGTACCCAGACGCCGAGGTCTCGCTGCGGGACCTCGACCTGTCTTCGCTGGATTCCGTCGCCGCGCTGGCGGACAAGCTCGTCGCCGAAGGCCGGCCGATCGACATCCTGGTGAACAACGCCGGAGTCATGACGCCACCCGACCGGCAGACCACCGAGGACGGGTTCGAGCTGCAGTTCGGCACGAACCACCTCGGGCATTTCGCGCTGGTGGCGCGGCTGCTCCCGCTCCTGCGCGCCGGACGGGCCCGGGTCACGTCGCAGATCAGCATCGCCGCCAACGAGCGCTCCATCAACTGGGACGACCTGCAGTGGGAACGCCGCTACAACGGCAGCGGTGCGTACAGCCAGTCGAAGATCGCGTTCGGCCTGTTCGGGCTGGAGCTCGACCGCCGCAGCCGCGCCGGTGGCTGGGGGATCACGAGCAACCTGTCCCACCCCGGCGTGACCCCGACGAACCTGCTGGCCGCGCGCCCCGAGGTCGGCCGCGGCCGCGACACGATGGCGGTGCGGTTCATCCGCGCGCTGTCGGCCCGCGGCATCCTGTTCGGCAAGGTCGAGACGGCGCTGCTGCCCGCTCTGCTCGCGGCGACCTCACCCGACGCCGAGGGTGGTCGGCTCTACGGGCCCAGCGGTTTCTACCACCTCGCCGGTGCCCCGGCCGAGCAGAAGCTGTACTCGCGGCTCCGCAGTACGGACGACGCCCGCCGCATCTGGAAGGTCTCCGAAGACCTGACCGGCTGTCATTTCCCGTCCGACTGA